The Anolis sagrei isolate rAnoSag1 chromosome 6, rAnoSag1.mat, whole genome shotgun sequence genome includes the window CCGTCGCCCgttgtttttttccttcctcctccggCCAACCTTGCGCCCAGAGCTAACTCTCCCTCTTGTCTTCTTCCGTTGACGTATCATTAACCCATTTCATTGTGTAGTTCCCCGTTGCTGCAACTCTGGGCCAGCAAGGAGAGGATCAGTATTAGAGGCTTAGGGGGAGATGGAAGTAGTCAAGAGCCCCACGAATCCATTGCCCCTCATTtccagctccctcctcccccaaCCAGGAACGGGGGCTTTTAGCACAACTGAAGATGCATAACGTGGTTAGTCCATCCGTCCGTTTGTCCTGAGGCCTGAGTGCCGACTGCGGACTTCCATAAcgagtttttattatttttgttagatGAAATCATTGTTGGTCTCCTCTGCCAAACTGGATTGTCTAGAATTATTCTCCCTCCCATATTGTTTTCGGAGTAATTCTGCTCTACGTCTACTCTTCTGTCTAGAGCAAAAATGCTGCTCGGGCTTTTTGGGGTTCACACCTCTATCCAGTGTTCAGTCAAGGGGCAGGGCGAGGGAATCCCAACTGGTTTATATTAAAAGAACACGATTGTtcttttggggggtgggtgggtgggagggggtGGCATCTCCATTTTGTGGGTGTTGTTTTTTTCACTAATAGTTTTGTACTTCTCCCTCTCAAATTGCCTGTTTGGATGTGTGGGGTGGGAGTGTTTTTTTTTCAGTCCCCTGCCCTTTGAGAGCTGACATCGTGTGACTTTCATaacttatggtttttatatggttACATTcatgaggaaaaaaaataaagaggtTGAAACCAACTACTTCCTCTGTTGTCTTTGGGAAGCCACTGTCTGCTATGTAGCTGTACTTGTGGCGTGGGCGTAgattagaatcgtagaatcattgagttggaagagaccgcgtgggccatccagttaaacgccctgccaagaagcaggaaaattgcattcaaagcacccccgacagatggccatccagcttgtttaaaagcctccaaagagcctccaccagggcagagagttccactgctgaacagctctcacagtcaggaagttcttcctaatgttcaggtggaatctcctttcttgtattccacgtcctagtctccagagcagcagaaaacaagcttgctccctcctccctataacttcccctcacattttatacatggctatcatgtctcctctcagccttctcttcttcaagctaaacaggcccagctctttaagctgctcctcatagggcttattcttgctaatgttcaggtggtggtgcaatgggttaaacccttgtgccggcaggactgaagaccaacaggtctgaggtttgaatccggggagagagtggatgagctccctctgtcagctccagctctccatgcggggacatgagagaagcctcccacaaggatggtaaaacatcaaaacatcctggcgtcccttcagcaatatccttgcagacagccaattctctcacaccagaagcaacttgcagtttctcaagttgctcctgacatggggaaaaagaagaagtttgaagctattgttccacatcctagtctccagggcagcagaaaacaagcttgcttctcctccttttgacttcccctcacatgtttatacatggccatcctgtctcccctcagccttctcttctgcagtctaaacgtgcccagctctaatacctgtagtccaaaaaaatatGTTTCTCAAAAGATAAGTGCCCCCAGAATTAATAGATGGACAGCAAGGGTTTGCTTTATTAAGGCACCAGCTTGGGTACTAGGCGTTGACTGGGTTATTTGAAACACTGCCCGTCCCCTAAGCCCTTTGACTCTACTCCAATTACATGTTGCTCCGGTTCACCCTCTCCCTTCACATAAGCATGCCAACTAAGAAGGAGCAGCAACTTTCCCTTGCCTTGTTGAAGAAGCCCTCTAAAACACAAAATGCTATTGATATCAAATGATTTGTGAACACAATATAAGATGAATACATTCCATACTTTTTATTGCACATCATTGAATGAGATGGAGTTCCATTGCACAGCTGCAGCCTTTAGTGAATGACTCCAATTAGTTTGACACAAACTAAAAAACCCCATACTGCAAACAGGAAAGCCTATCAAGTTGAAAGTCACACTTCTTTGGGATGGTGGCAACAGTCCTGCTCCGGGATGCCAGTGCTATTTCTCCAAAGGTGCGTAGTTCAACAGTTTCTCAATCAAATCCACATGCGAGAGGAGCATCCGCCGACAGCAGTAGCGCTTTAAGCCAAGTGCATCCAATGCATCCCTAAAAGAGACAATGGAAAAATAAACATGACCTATCTCTTTAGAAATTTGCCTTGGGACAGTGTGTATACATGTATCTCTTCTCTCCATCTAGGGCTGCCAAGTTGTGTCTCCAAAAAACTTGATTTGTAGAGATGAGCCTATAAATTCCTCTTAGGCTGTGAAGAAGTTCCACCTACTACTTCCATAGTGACAACTTCACAGCCAGCATATGTAGACCATAGCAGCTTTCATTCTCTATAGTAGACTTGTAGGCGTACCAAATACACCCTTTTTTAGAGATGTAGgaccaaggctggatctacactgatataaaatccacactatctgctttgaattgggttatatggcagtgtagacatataatccagtcaaaacagaaaatgttgattatttgatttgataattgttgggcaagtgggcttactAACAAAAtaagcagagtaacttattagcagcagtagCCAAAggtgacaaaaagaacaaaaacacagaccattgttttcttttccatagGAGACttctctttgtagtaaaataatatagttgcactatttacaagaacaagttttccataacacaaagttctttatacttccttctttgcttccacgctgggcttctttctaaTGCAGATAAACAGTTTCGTTCTCACAgtgcctcttctcacaccaaacttacacaggagcttcacccAGTAGCTTTAAACACAACAGCCATCACACTGAAGTTTCATATACTATGGCTTTTAACTAGGGACTTCTCTCACTGAAGTTATCACACTAGGCTTATCCATAATGAactaactaacactgaggcctactttgcactgaggcctactaacacagaggtctctcagactgaggggctactaaactacaggcacacctgcttatttTGAACAGCTTTAGAAGAatcattgtatccatttaaccctttagatgcctgactcacatttttgtaattaaaaatacctagttaatttttaatatttctgacaataatctggattatatggcagtgtagatccaacccaggaGTGTATATTCACTGTAGaagcaatgcagtttgacaccacttttactgccatggaatcctgagagttgtattttggtgcggcaccagcactctttggcagagaaggctaacaaCCTTGCAATAATACAACTCCTGTTATTCCACACCATgaaggcagttaaaagtggtgtcaaaactgcattaattctacagtgcagatgcagtcCTAGCCAAAGTCTTGGCAACATTCAGTACTGTTGTCATACTAAAAAGTGAACATAAATAATTGATTCCTAATTGCCTCTGATGGCAATGACTGGATTGTTAAATCTGTAAGAACAACTATAAACATTTCCTGAGTTTTCATTATAAGTTAGGTCCGCCTTTTCTCGAAACTGTCAATCATGTAAGATCTTTATCAATGGCCCTCTTTCGTGGACCCCGCCTTCACCTGCAAACTCACCCTTCGGTATATTCAGCCTGCAACAGGCCCAGGTAGGCTTCCCATTTGTTTCCCACGACTTTGCCGCACGTGAAGCATCGGACAGGGATGATCATTTTTCAGACAGCTTAGAATATCTGGGTATAGAGCAAAGAGAGAAAATATGAAGATATTCagccttctgtcctttcttctggCTTTCTTCCTTACTATCCAGACCGCCTTTCCAAGCCAACACAAGTGGGAGACATAGTGCTaccgcaggcatgggcaaactttggccctccatgtgttttggactccaactctcacaattcctaacagcctcgggccctttcaaCAAAGTTTCTCACACCaagcctactcatactgaggcctactgacactgaggcctttctcccactgagggctctctcacaaCTTTCTCGAAGCTGACAATCGAATATCATGGATCCCACCTTCACCTGCAAACTCACCATTCGGTATATTCAGCCTGCAAGAGGCCCAGGTAGGCTGTTAAAAGGAAAGggtttgaggctgttaggaattgtgggagttggagtccaaaacacctggagggcccaagtttgcacgtGCCTGTGCTATAGTGTATGCCACAAACACAAAAGGTAAGAGTTAAGGGAGGCATTGCTCTGTTCACCATAATCAGGACCAATCTTCATACGTCAACAATATAGGGATAATCATAAACTCACTAACAGTCGCAAAGTCACAAATTGAACTATTGTggatctatactgcagaatgattgaagtttggcaccactttaactgccatgggtcaatgctatggaatgctgggatttatagtttttccaaggcgccagcactctttggcagagaaaactagaGGCAtcgtaaaaacaacaacacccgaAAATCcattgtattgagccatggcagtgaaagtggtatcaaactgcattaattctacaagtaTAGATGAACCCTGTgaacataatattatatattgtatatatgcgctgtcacacgctgggcctgaaataatgtctgttcaCAGgacatgctctctgtatgcccaacgggacgccggggtgcctcagctgaagggccccttagatttcccaacacaaagttctaatgaggctcaagataagttcaactaagttctttatttgggcttaaatcttcaaagaaatgaattaaacactttataaccttggaaaatcggtagcttcctcaatctgccaacaaggggaaGGCAACTggtgttaggcttcaaacagtgagactgaacaaaggtcctcctttccctccaaaaccctgggaaaaggggcgggtctaaagattctaatgatgattgccaagttgttggccctatgattgcaacctgagggaagctaccttattgcaaaatgcacggCTTAAATAGAgtcatgcaaactagcagtgcaagaaaaggaatttaaatctatatataatattatattataaagtaatacaatctatataaataaaaatgtaatgttcgtttgtgggattaacagaactcaaaaaccactggacgaattgataccaaatttggacacaatacacctaacaacccaatgtacgtccttcactcaaaaaatttgattttgtcatttgggaattgtagttgctgggatttatagttcatctacaatcaaagagcattctgaaccccaccaacgatggaattgaaccaaacttggcacacagttctcccataaccaacagaaaatactgcaagggtttggtgggtagcgtcctttggttttggagttgtagttcacctgcatccagagtgcactgtggactcaaacaataatggatctggaccaaactctacacgaatactcaatatgcccaaatgtgaacagtggtagagtttggggaaaatagaatcttgacatttgggagttgtagttgctgggatttatagttcacctacaatcaaagagcattctgaatcccaccaaagatagaattcggccaaacccctcacacagaacccccatgtgggccacagcaacaagtggcaggggacggctagtataataatattataattatatatactatatgtaatatagtatatatatactatacatatatactatatgtaatatgtaaaatgtaatatatgtatatgtcatatatatactatatgtaataaaaagtaagtaaagtactgtaatattactaataatattacagtgtaatgatatagtacaatatagtaatatataatactgatattgtgctatgctaataatataatatattgtatgtatatatatcttataagccgctccgaatccccttcggggtgagaaggtcggcatataaatgctgtaaataaataaataaatctaattctTCAGTAATAGACccatcacagatatataaacccatttttcctagtcccaacagacctcattacctctgaggatgcttgccatagatgcaggcgaaacgtcaggagaaaaattgcctccagaacatggccatatagcctggaaaaacctacaacaacccaatagaccCATTGTTATACTGGGTCTTTAGTATACACGCTGGGGTTTGCGTCCAATATTCCCCATGTACAACACAGCATTTGATATTCGTtatcggtctcccatccaaatactaaccagggctgacccagcttagcttccaagatcagaggtgATATTGGGCCTTTAGGGCTAGGTAGGCCAATCCAACAGCTTAACTTCATcctttctgacctatggtgaccctgttatgggttttcttgacaagatgtcCTCAGAAGAGGCTTGCCTCtgccctttgaggctgagagagtgtgacttgctcgaGGTCCCCTATAGCCTTTCATGGTTCAGCAGATTAAAATCCACCCAAGGCAGCCTTTACCTATGACAATACCAGCTCGATTTTGGAAAAAATCAGCTTCACCGGTTGAGTTTTTGCTTGTTTTGCAAATGGCCTTGCAAAAAATATAGTATTCCAAGTCCTTTGCCTATCTAACTCCAATGGGATACACACCTAAGGAAGCCAGAGGCTGTTTTGCTGCCTGCTTGAGTCTTCTCTGACCCCCTTTTTTCGCTTTCTTTTGATCCCTTTCTCACCTTTTCCTGCTTTTCACCCCTTTTCTCTTCCGGAAAGCTCTCCAAACGTGGCGCAGCAGCGTGGCCGGCCGCTTGTTTGCGCTCTCTCCCCATCCCACCACTCGAGGGCGCCAGAGAGCAACCGAGGCGCCGCAGAGGGCGGAGAAAGATGCGAGGCTGCTGCATcgactcctcctct containing:
- the LOC132777952 gene encoding DNA-directed RNA polymerases I, II, and III subunit RPABC5-like encodes the protein MIIPVRCFTCGKVVGNKWEAYLGLLQAEYTEGDALDALGLKRYCCRRMLLSHVDLIEKLLNYAPLEK